In Lycium ferocissimum isolate CSIRO_LF1 chromosome 11, AGI_CSIRO_Lferr_CH_V1, whole genome shotgun sequence, a single genomic region encodes these proteins:
- the LOC132038438 gene encoding protein RKD1-like, which translates to MGAGMWSEMSGGFGLSTQLFGRTENPELLLCDNNQEKIMTNDRVEEIITEKGKQKMLSRETISKYFYMPIIQATKELNIGVTFLKIRCRDLGIRRWPHRKLMSLQTLIKNVKELKGGGRKWYGTKVEGCDRFIRGREKKRMEEIPDMELEEKTKRLRQYCFRANHKKRRLMGMAELQASFGTYCDSGPVADNDAAIGYGHREEDDEDEVIKLFLADCFTSSSPILSNGITFLYVDQLMS; encoded by the exons ATGGGTGCAGGGATGTGGAGTGAAATGAGCGGTGGATTTGGATTAAGTACCCAATTATTTGGGAGAACTGAGAACCCGGAACTGTTGTTATGTGACAACAATCAAGAAAAGATAATGACTAATGATCGTGTTGAGGAAATTATAACGGAAAAAGGGAAGCAAAAAATGTTGTCTCGAGAAACAATTTCAAAGTACTTTTATATGCCAATAATTCAAGCGACCAAGGAACTTAATATTGGGGTGACATTTTTGAAGATAAGATGTAGGGATTTGGGGATTCGAAGGTGGCCACATAGGAAGTTAATGAGTCTTCAAACACTAATCAAGAATGTTAAG GAATTGAAGGGGGGGGGAAGGAAATGGTATGGAACAAAAGTGGAAGGATGTGATAGATTCATTAgaggaagagaaaagaaaaggatggaagAAATTCCAGACATGGAACTtgaggagaaaacaaagagattAAGGCAATATTGTTTCAGGGCTAACCACAAGAAGAGAAGGCTTATGGGTATGGCAGAATTGCAGGCTTCTTTTGGTACTTACTGCGATAGTGGTCCAGTTGCAGACAATGATGCTGCTATTGGTTATGGCCATAGagaggaagatgatgaagatgaagtcattaagttatttcttgcTGACTGTTTCACTTCCAGTAGCCCAATCTTATCAAATGGAATAACTTTCTTGTATGTGGACCAACTAATGTCATGA